The genome window AATAGAGTACCAAAAACGAACGAAGTAGTGAAATCAGCAAACTTGTTGTTTTCAACATTGGAACCGTCTTACGTTTGGATACATTGTGGATATTTGTTTGAACAAGCTTGCCAAGCTAGGACAAACTCTAAATGCGAGCCAGAAGACGTTGCGGTAAAGCCTGTGGGTAGTGGAATGCCAAATTTTAtggaaatatgtatattaacgGAATTCCTACTCGAAACAGTGTCGTTGGATGCATTTATAGATACCCCCTCTGAGCACTTGCCTGGTCTTTTTTATGAAATCATCAGTAAGCTTATGTATCACATTGATCTTTTGTCTCCTATGGAGATTTCAAGGAGTCTCAGATTGTGCGCAAAAATTTTATCGAAAGTTCAACCGACGGTGGTATCAACTCATACGGAGAAAAACGAGTTGGAAACGAaattagacgtaaccccgaatgTTAATACTACTACGTCACTCTGTGACAATTCCTTAACCGCAATACCTTTAGAAAAGAGTCAGTCGGATAGTAAACTAAATAAACCTGACACATCTAGTGGTTCGTTTTCCGAGAAAAGTCCTAGTCCAAGGAGAAGAGCAAACTCGGGAGGTGCCGCTAAAAGATCTGACAAAAAATCGAAAAAGAAATCTAGCAAGAGTACCTCAAAATTGACTGAATCTGTTCAAGATAACAGCGGTAATACTTCGGTAGTAGTGAGCCAAGAATCTAAAATCTTACCGCGAAACAAAAGTATGGACGACATAAAGACCGGATACGTAGAGGCGAATAATATTACTTCTCCAACCAAGGATCAGTTGATTACAttaaagcagtcaagtaaaaatAGCACTATGGGTTCCACAGGGTCCTTAGGCAGGGGTCCATCTCCAGCGTTTCAAGCACAACACACAATGTTAGAAAAATGTTTAAGACAGTACGAGACTTTTTACGTTAAACTAATTGGTAATAGAGTGCTGAGTAAAGAAAGAACGCTACAGGATATGTATGATAATTTACTGATACTACTACCAAGGGAGAGCGTTGACGAAAGAATGCGTTATTTAGAGCTTCTATTAAACTCTAGATTATCTATGGAAGATTCTGGGTTCTTTGGTCAAGACGTGTCTGTGATAGAAGACTCAAAGCGTTTAGATATTCTTCATCTGTACGTTGATTCCGTCTCGCAAACAGAATGGGAGGAAGCCGTACGAATTGCATCAAGTTTATTCGTCGAACTATCCACTTTCCCCAAGTATTTTCATTTTGGTGATGGATTGCTAGTAGAAGAAGAACCGAAAGGAAACATTGTCTTGCCGGATTGGTTGAAAGTATTAGTGGTCTGTAGTTGCTGGTTGGGAAAGCAACCAGCTCTGCAATTGACCAGTATTGCCACGTTGCTGGATTTAATAGCATTACTGAAAGCTCACAATGATATTGAAACTCATCCAAAGAGCGGGGAAGGAGTTACGGCTGTAATCATGGTACCTCTACTGAAGCAATggcatattacttatttaatgcAATATACCAACGTGTTTCAGGTATTTAATTTATCTTCAAATCATTCTCATCGTTTAAACGTAACGACAGGGGCTTAAAATCTACTTCTCGAAGGTACTGGCGCATTCCTTGTGGCACCACCTCGGCGAATTGCCCGTTCACAAATATAGAATGCGATGCGTTGAACTGTTACACGAATTGCATCACGCGTTGTACAATTCTTGCGACGCGGTCGAGGATGTGGTAGGAGCAGCGTTGACGACAGAAAACATAGAAAAAAGGATAGAAGCCTTTAACAGATTCGCCACTTTGTGGCACCTTGGTCGAGAAAttgagacaaatcccagactacgTGGCTGTATGAAATCGTTCGATCAGTAAGTTTTAACAGTTTAgtagctctctctctctctctctctctctctctctctctctctacatATATTCTTATCGGGcgtttaatattaatagggatcATTTTACAGGTCATTGTTAAAAATACTAGATAATCTACAACTCGCGGATAATTCCCCTTTGAAGCTTCACGCCCAATCGTGGCTTCTGCATTCTTTAATGCGgggagacatttcgcggataGTGGATCCGTTACTGATAATACTTTTAGATCCGTCTACTTGTCGTATGAGCGTGCTTCATGTCAGTATACAACACAGCAATACCGTTCTGACGAAGAACGACCCCATCGAGGAGAAATCTGAGATACAAGATGATACGGAAGGCGCTGCGAAAATTTATGCGATCAGCTCGGTCGATGGGAACGTGATATATCACGTCAGCGATAGCGTGGATGAAGATAAAAAATGGAGGaagggtaaaaaaaagaaaaaagccaTAAATCCCGTTAAAGTGAAGAGAATATTTGCCGTGACTACGCTAGCTGCCGGTGAGAATTGCAATCAGTACGTGACTGAAAGGAATCAATTCATGAAGGAACTTGAAGTTCCGCCCAGCATATCCGGTAACCGAAAGATCTCCGTGTTCGTTAATCCTTTATCGTTAAACTGTAACGAGAATTCCAACGATTCGTTGACGGAAGACGAGTTGTTGCCCagcacgaagaaggcaaacttaaCGACAGAGTTATTGAAAAACGCGACCAGATTCAAGAAGATAGATTTCGACAAAGGTTCGACTGCCAGCTTGGACGAGAGCCTCTTCGAATCTACCAACTCCAGCTTGAAAGCCAAGGACAAAAACGGATTTAAGAAGTTGAACGGTGAAGTTAATTCATCGTTAGACTCTATCACTAACAGCTTTGATTCTAGCAGTCCTGAGATCGCTAACAAACAAGCGAAACCGAAGAAAGACTCTGTTATAATGCCAGGCAGTTCTAGAGAAATAGCAGGCACTATCATCAAAGGTAAATATCACAGTACAAACGAGTTCACGACAAATTACGATGTTCATGACGTTGGAAGCTTCGAGGCGAACGTCGAAGTACCTAGTTGGACGATGAACGACGAAGAAGGTGACTTGGACGCCAGCACAACCGCGGAAGAATACTTTAGTAATTCTAGCAGCAGCACCATGGTCgaggaaattctaaacgaagtgCTCGATCAAGTGATGCAATTGTGCGATGTTCCCGAAACGTCTAAAGCCACAGACGATTCCGCGTATCAGAATGCAAAAACGAATCGTAACTATGGAGTCGGCGTACATAATCTTCATTCGCACATGTTACTTTATTGCGGAGTTTACGACTCGACCAGAACGTTGTACGCATTGCGCACTCTTCGCAACGAACTCTTGACCAACACCAGAATGTACTTGTTTTGTGCTGCAACAACCGGTGTAACCAATGCGACCAAAAACACAACATTGTTAAATTTGTTAGCCAGACACCGAAAGAGTGTATTTGGAAGAAACTTTCATGGGGATATAGTGAACACGGAATTCATAGCCGCTTATAGAAGCAGCATGTATTTAGAAGTTTTAATTAGCGTGTGCCTTTATTTTGCGAGAAGTTACTATCCCAATTTGGGACAGATGAGACTCACGCAcgaagaaatttcagggaaccgaCAGGTGATTTCTACTTTAAATGCATGCTTTATTTACTTATTCACAAACCGTTGTCGAAATCGTTTCTTTTCCAATAGGTGCAACTAGCGAGTGCAGAATTATTAACGCTAATATTCTCCGAGTTAATTCCTATCGTTCGCGACTCTGGAAAGGGTTTCAGTTGTTACATAGTCGATCTACTTACAAAATGTAAAGTACAAAAAGTTGCGCTGCACTGTCTTGTATCTAGCGTCATGAACATGAAAAATGCGCATAAGGAAAACGAGGAAGTGGTTACGTTTACCGAGGAAATAATTTCGTTTAACGATCCAATCGCAGATACCGATGTAAATAAATGCAAATATAGGGCGAGCGACCACACGGAGGCTTTCCAAATACAATTGCTGAGGTGACGAAtaatttacaataaaaataacaaatatgTTTAATAGTCGTGTGttaaattcataaaattttattattattcaagaTTACTGTTAGCTTTAATCATGTTGGAGTATCAATGCGGTAATCAGAAAGGTGAAGAAATATGTCCACCAACTGCGCTAACGTCGAATACTCCAACAAAATCCATTCCTAATATCATGGGAAGTGGCTTGAAATATATACCTGGTGCACCGATTCCACAACAACCGATGTTCCTTGCTAGTATACTTAGCGCTTTACAATTGGTacgcattaaatttaaattttattgcttcttgaattaaaattaattgagGAAAATTTGCCTTCTAAAGGACCATATGAGACACTTGCATCAATTTTGGACGACTCTTGTTACGTCGAGTCTTCCATTCATGGGATCTTCTTTAACGGGAATAGTAACATCGGTTATTCACCAATTGTGTTGCAACATCGAGCATTTAGCTTCGTATTACATCGTCGAAGAAACAGCTACAAAGTTGCAAGACATAAGCACTGTCGAGTGTTGTCTTCCTGCGGACTATACAGTCACGCATCTAGAGGCTTTAACGtttttacttcattactgctTATTGGACACGTCACAGCAAATCGGCTTTTCATTCAATCAGCCATTAAGCGGTACAATTCAGACTGGAATACCTGGGGCGAATCCAGGTCAGATATTCAATAATCTGATTCACGTGTTCATGCCGAGTCCACTTTCTCCAGTAAGCTATAAATATACACGTTCTCAGAATGTTTTTAACCAACCAcgatattattaattatctATATTCATTTTGTAGGATCTTGCTGCGTCCAAGGATAAGAATGGCGCGAACGAACTGCAGCAACATGCTAGAAGAACCGCTTTAAGTCATCTTCCACGCATAATCGCATCCCTCTCCACTCTTTGGCAAGCAGTGTTAGCAACGAAAGACAAGTttgtttcattttatatttttttttttttcgttacttTGAATGTTACACTAACGAAATTCCTTTGATGATACTTTAGTGAACAGGCCAGCTGTGTAGTGGGTAGTCCGAGAATAGTAAAGCATCAACTTTTAGAACTCTTATCGCCTATATCTTTCCATCATGGAGTGAACTTTTTGGCCGCCATTGCTGTTGCTTGGCATGAAAGACGACAACCCTCTGGCAATTCGAAAAAAGTAGCTACATTATCGTGTTTAAAACGTtgtaaatacaattttaaatacATACCAAAATAATGTTGTATTTTATACCTTCGTTCAGGTACTGCCAGAAGCTTGTCCAAATCAGCAAGTTATGGTTCACTTGGTAAGTGCGATTCGCGTGATGCCTATCGATACGTTGGTTCAAACTGTGCATCAAGTTGTCAAGACTCCACCTCCTATTCATGGCGTGAAACAGGACTTTTCATTGGAAGTTTCTGTGTTGGAATTACTTTATGTATATATGCAAAGTAACACTTCTCAGTCCCTTATCGAATCTTGGACATCTTTGCTGGGTTTGCTTAAAGACGGCCTATCCTTAACGGCTCCTGCTCAATTTCTCTTGTTAGCAATTTTAAACGAGTACGTGCAGAAATGTCCTCCTATGCAGGAGAAGAAGGATATACGGGATTTACAAGACGTGTCGGCAAAGGTACTTTATTCCCTCTTTTATACAACTAATTCACTTGTTCACTTGTACGtgattgaatttttaaatattctagtTGGTTGAATTATGCTCGCAAATAGCAGGAGCATGTTTAGAACAAACCACGTGGTTAAGAAGAAACTTGGCAGTAAGAGAGGACGCCTTCGAGGTCACTGAAGGATCTTCGGAAGGTAAAGAAGGCAAAAGCGGTACTGGTGCGTGTAATatgctttctttctttttaaacCGTATTTTGTTTATAATTTTGTTCGATAACCGATACCTTTATTCATTACCTTCTGTTTcttaattaacgcgatattgccTTAGCATGCTAAACTTAATTTGACGTACGAATTAATTGGAAGATTATTGTTGCAGTAACACCTGGCACACCGCCTAACGCAGCGTTTAGCGTTCAAGCTCAAGCAGTTTTGGCAGAAATATTAGCACCTTTGTTAGATGTTAGTTACGGTTCTCAAGAAAAGGAACGCGTAGTAACATTATTAACCAATCTTATGTATAACGTTACGCCGTATCTTAAAAATCACTCGtaagatttatttttatttaacgtatGCGTAGCGTTTCTTCATAGCGACGCGCGTTCTATTAATTACATTGATTCCAGGACGAAAAACATTGCCTCGTTCACGGCCTGTTCTCAGCTACTGAGTTCCTTATCCGGCTACCAGTACACGAGAAAAGCATGGCGTAAAGATGTACTGGATCTTCTACTAGATTCTGCCTTCTTTCAAATGACGCCGGCATGTTTACCTTATTGGAGGACTATTATAGATAATTTAATGACACATGACAATACAACCTTCCGGGATTTAATGAGTGAGTAATTATTTTGCAGAATCATATTTGCAAACGCGGTTTCATCAATTACATGTATTTTATCGCAGATCGTGTTTCCATGGCTCAAAGTAGTAGTATCAGTATATTCTCTTCGAAGGAGCAGGAGTACGAACAAAAGGCTCAACTTTTGAAAAGGCTGGCGTACGTAATACTTTGCAGCGAAATGGATCAGTATCACAAGTACATGCCTGAAATTCAAGGTAAGAcattaacaaaaataaaatttagttaATATGAATTCTGTTAAGGATTACGCAACGTAGAATTGAATTTTCTTATTCGTTTTAAATCTAGAACGACTAGCGGACAGTCTGCGTTTACCGCAAGTGATTCCCTCTATTCAGGCACAAGTCTTTCTTTGTTTTCGAGTACTACTTTTAAGAATGTCACCGCAACACGCTACGTCCTTGTGGCCGGTAATAGTCAGCGAGCTTGTTCAAGTCTTCCTATATATTGAACAAGAATTGAACGCGGATAGCGATGAATTTAGGTACAGTAACATTTATTATTCTTACTAATTGAAATCACTCTGCTTTTGGGATTTTGGTGCTTTTAATGCATGAATGATATTTCAGCGATATCGATTTAAAAGTTATTCAACGAAAATCTCAATATAGTTAAGTTAAACATTGTTTACAACAGAATTGTTTATTCAAATTGCTATACTGATTTTGCGAGGATCAagtcaattttttaattacgtttatcgtttattttcctttcgcgtttcctttgaCAATTCATATAACCTTTTCTTACCGTATAATGTGCTATGCTCTAATAAAATTGTTTGTATTTATTCCTTACTAACATTAATAATACCTAATGTCATATTGTTTTTGGCTCTGTTTCGGTATCCGCAATTTGGTGGAATTTATGATGCCTCCATAAATTGATCGGTGTTGGGACATCAGTCGTCACGGCAGGTAATCGAATGCTTCTTGCGTATTAACGACCATCTCGTGAAATTTCACTATCGGAACCAGATATCTGAGAATTACAGTTATTTCTCTATCATAAAATATGTCACTAACAAACATGTACGTTGTAAAAGTTCTTAGATACCTTGTTCTCAATAGGGACACGTAATAtagcgaagaaaaaaaaaattggaaaatAATATCGCGTCTTCAAGGAACATTTGGTAGCGTTGAAAAATAGTAGTTACAGTAATTTAAGGGATTTATGTTTGTTTTTCGTCTTTTCGCTTTTATTGGCAATTATGCTAAAATTATGTATTTAGGAAACGAATTGTCGCATTTTGTCAATGGAAGTATCTCTTTTTAATTATGTTCTCTACCTTTATATAGCTCGCACATAAAACTGCTCTCAGCTTTGGATTCGTCATGGGCTGTAAACGCCAGTAACGGACTCCAGGCACATGGCCATCCGCATTGGTTGCAATTGCAACTTGCTGCTGCTAAATTACTGGATCTAGCGTTACTTTTGCCTGCACATAGGCTTCCTCAATTCCAAATGTAAGCGAAACAACAGTTTTGTATCGTGCACGtgataaacaaatttattaaagaatTTAACGTTTGTATAGGTATAGGTGGGCATTTGTAGGGGATTCGGCAGCAGGATCTTCGGAAAACAATAATCTATCTTCTGATTTTGTACCGCATATTACGAGAATAGCAAAATTAATGGACAGCAAGgtatttttaaaagaaacattatattcggttttacatattcttccgttgctttattaaaattaatgtaaatttaATACTTTGTTGTTTCGTACAAAGTGAGTTTTGACAATAGTGCAAAGCAGTGCACCTTTCAATACGATTAACATAACATTTATACGTCGATGTAATCCTCTTCACTTGGACATTCTTCCGGCAACATACATCGTTTCGCTTTCTCGTCAAAGACATATTCTTCTTTACATTCGCATCCACTTCTGCACGGTGTATAACAATCTACCACATCCGGTTCGGAACATGTGAACCGACAAACACAGTGGGTCCAAATAGATTTATCGTCACATTCCTGAGGTTTCCTTGCAAACACATGATCAAGTTCTTCGTAATCGTATCCGGGAATCCTGTGTTTCGTATATCGATACACTCTTTCCGGTTTATACCAATCTAATTGCGTGTCAGGTGTTCTTCCCTTCTTTGGAGAATCGTCGACGAGTTTGAAGGGAAAATCAAGATCGCGTATATCGGGACAAACATCGCATCTGCGTCCTCGTGCAACCGCGTCTTCGAACTCATTCAAAATATAATAATCGTCTTGAACGATATTCAGGTGATCGTTCTCGAAATTCCCAACGTAACCGATCGGCATTTCTTCGTAAAATTCCAAGTCTTTATAATCAGAATCGTCCGTGTATTCTAAAAAATGCGATTCGTCAAATCAccttatttattaatataataaatgtatCGTAATAAAAGATTTGTTCTGCAAACGAGTAATGCAAATGGAAATGGATGGCTTAATGTGTCCAGCGATTCGTACCGTTGAATTTCTGTTAATTACTACCAATCAGCTTAAATTAAGTCCATTAAAAGTGCTGAAGTTTTTACTATTCGCagcctttttatttttttttttatattcattCGTATCGCAGAGAAAGAAaaactaattaaaaaaatatcaacGCATACAAAAAGAAACGTTTAAacttaacagatttaaaatgctaattataaagaaatgaaaataaaaagaaatagtaTGGTTggaaattgtttaaatactGGTGCTGTGAAAATGTAATATAAgtggatcttttttttttttttttttttttttttcttttgtaaaaaaaaattgaaatattttgctGTGTGTTGTTCCTTTTTAATCGACACTAAGCACACATTTATTTGGACATTGAAAAAACACTCGTTCGATTTCATGCAACACTTACGAGCATTTATTGTTACTATAAGAAGAAAGATTAAGTAAGCAACTGTTCTTAGTCCAGTCACTGCCATGGCCACATTCAGACTGACTGACTGTGAACTGTATATGATCTTTCACTATTATTGCATACAAATATACACAATTAACACTGTAACTTCACTTGCACATCTGTCCCAATCAGAAACAATTAAGTATCTTTCAAGTTGCATTAAAGTTAGGATTATATTAGAAACATTCGCTTTCTTTTCATAGTATTTGATGTTTTTCCAATTTCAtaagaattaaaaagaaaagcgtttaatttaccgttagtTTCTATTTTGTATTATTCCTTTCCATAGACAGAATGTGTGCACTGCTTTGAACTGCTTTCACTGATGAAATACTTATTTTGGCAGCATGTGAAACATATGTATACATGTATGATTTATTTTTGAGACCAAGCCAATAACCCTGTACTCCAACAAATCAGTGCTTAAATTCTACTCGACATTACAATGTAAAATTTAGATTCTTAAATAATATTtccaatataaatatattaatcgaaatgttatctttaaaattattattattcgagTATTTATTCGTAATTAATCATTTATAGATGCTAAATTTTATAAAGAGGAGAATGTctgtattttttaaagaaattcttCTATCCTAAAATTGTATTGGttgcttttaatttataaatagcaTGACCGACTATTAAGCATACGAGGGTAATGCCAAGTGTTTTTTGCATGGTTTCAAGATCAGTTGAGATTCTAATGATGGAATTCTATTGCAGTACAAACAAGATCAGAGTTTTGTGAAAGCAGCGCCCGGTGAGCTTCTTTTAACATCGAACAACATTCGTTCGTTGCAAGATCTGCATTATTTTTTTACGACGCTCAGCCGCAGATCAAGCGACACACAAGCGCCGTTAAATATCACACAGTTGGATACAGTGATCGAACAAGATTTCCTTGAGAAGATGCCAGCTGCAAGGTAGTAGGAATACATACCCACGACATAGACGCGAACGACTCTTAAACGATAAAGGTGGAAAAAAGCATCCAAACACCTTTTATTCTTTGATATCTTTTTAAAATACACGAATGCGAGTTGTTAAACCACACGTAGGTACGATCAACTGAAAGGACATAATCCCGTTGAAAAGAATACTAGATTCTTGTTCAATCCTATGTGGTCTTATCGTAAACTTGTACATCGCAAATCGAGTAATGGAGTAAAGGATATGATGTAACATATACCTAGTAATATtcgaatgaaatatttcatttttattagctAAGCTTTTAACTTGTCTCCTCATTCGGTTGTGAATAGTTATCAAAATATACAATATATCAGGCTAGCCTGATTTAATTATATATCTGTAGAAAATATGTACAGTGTAACATATTTCATCGAAACTGTTATTTTTTCAACTATTTCGAAAGTTATCTGTTCCATGTTTATCGTATGCATCCCTCTTTTCTGGCATCGTGGAATTTTCGAGGAACAGTGATGGAGTGATAATATAAGAAagcgaaattttctttttctttttcaatttaCACGTAAATTCGTAAAGAGTGCAACACACGTGTTCCCAACGAGAAACTATTAAATCGATTATACATATATTCGAAGGATCGATCGTACAAATAATGCGTCTACATATTGATAAATCGAAACATTTTTTGTTACGTTTTTCTAATTGAAACGTTAACTAGACGTCAGTACGTAAATGAAGTGATTTTTAAAGTGCAAAGATTCGAAGATATTGACTACTCTACTTGGAAACGTTAATTAGATCCAGAAATTTAACGTTGTATATGAACAAATAGAGGAAGAGAATGCGTTTCTACGCATATCGCATGTGCGAATATTATATtacttgtttctttttttctcaaaTCTTGTTTTTTTTATAACTTACTGTATTTCCACGTtctgttaaatatttaattttctagTATTAGTTACCGTACACGTTCGATATACATACGTGTAATTAATGGAAATCTAGATTTATTGGTATCCAATGAGAACTTTTATCGACACTATAATTTTTGCACATGTGATTTGTTAACTCATATGTAACTAAGAGAAAATCAACAAAAAGGAACTTGTtgtgaaattatttttctatatgTGATCGCTATAGATTCTGGAAGCATGCAAATTTATAAACGATTTATAAAGCATAAACTGATTTGTGAAGTGCTTATTGCTAGAATTGCCATTTTGATTTTATCATGTATATGCTGTGTAATTGCTAATATATTATCACCGCCTTCTATCGCTGTTTTACATTAGCTAAATGTGAAACAAATCAACTGGATG of Colletes latitarsis isolate SP2378_abdomen chromosome 3, iyColLati1, whole genome shotgun sequence contains these proteins:
- the LOC143340738 gene encoding uncharacterized protein LOC143340738, translating into MAVTGLRTVAYLIFLLIVTINAQYTDDSDYKDLEFYEEMPIGYVGNFENDHLNIVQDDYYILNEFEDAVARGRRCDVCPDIRDLDFPFKLVDDSPKKGRTPDTQLDWYKPERVYRYTKHRIPGYDYEELDHVFARKPQECDDKSIWTHCVCRFTCSEPDVVDCYTPCRSGCECKEEYVFDEKAKRCMLPEECPSEEDYIDV